The following are encoded in a window of Rhizobium sp. 11515TR genomic DNA:
- a CDS encoding carboxymuconolactone decarboxylase family protein: protein MQARMKNPVLVLPETLQALLAVSNSIKDRGLSENIMDLVHLRVSQINGCSVCTDMGFRKLQKDGETMERIVGVSAWREMPYFSDAERAALALGEAATRLADRPDAVTDEIWKEVARHYDEKALSALIVAIAIDNVWNRLNSTVRQQAGASWN from the coding sequence ATGCAAGCTCGTATGAAGAACCCAGTCCTCGTTCTGCCCGAAACGCTGCAGGCGCTCTTGGCCGTCAGCAATTCGATTAAAGATCGCGGCTTGTCGGAAAACATCATGGATCTCGTGCATCTGCGGGTCAGCCAGATCAATGGCTGCAGCGTCTGCACCGACATGGGCTTTCGCAAGCTGCAGAAAGATGGCGAGACCATGGAGCGCATCGTCGGCGTCTCCGCCTGGCGCGAAATGCCTTACTTTTCCGATGCCGAACGCGCAGCTCTGGCGCTCGGAGAAGCGGCCACCCGGCTTGCCGACCGGCCGGATGCAGTCACCGATGAAATCTGGAAAGAGGTCGCAAGACACTACGACGAAAAGGCGCTCTCTGCCCTCATCGTCGCAATTGCGATCGACAATGTCTGGAACCGGCTGAACTCGACGGTTCGTCAGCAGGCAGGTGCTTCCTGGAACTGA
- a CDS encoding sigma-70 family RNA polymerase sigma factor translates to MDEKKWQAEKFEANRPHLRAVAYRMLGSRIEAEDAVQEAWLRLMRSGTSDVENLSGWLTTVTARICLDLLRARKSRREEPLTIHIPEPMVVHEAGNGTDPEQDALLADSVGLALLVVLEKLNPAERLAFVLHDMFDVPFDDIAPILGRTTIATRQLASRARRRVQDTPSTIEADLTRQRHVVDAFFTASRDGDLQALLAVLDPQAVFRPDAVAARMGAAGEIRGRVDVAKTFQGRARGARLAVINGAVGAIVVIDGQLRIALRCTFNADGVINVIDAMADPEELRKLEIVLIET, encoded by the coding sequence ATGGACGAAAAAAAGTGGCAGGCCGAAAAATTCGAAGCGAACCGGCCGCATCTGCGCGCCGTCGCCTATCGTATGCTCGGCTCACGCATCGAGGCGGAAGATGCAGTGCAGGAAGCGTGGCTGCGCCTGATGAGGAGCGGTACGTCCGACGTCGAAAATCTGAGCGGCTGGCTGACGACGGTCACGGCGCGTATCTGCCTCGATCTGCTGCGAGCTCGCAAATCCCGTCGCGAGGAGCCGCTAACCATTCACATTCCCGAGCCGATGGTGGTGCATGAGGCTGGTAATGGCACCGACCCGGAACAGGATGCTTTGCTGGCGGACTCCGTCGGCCTCGCCCTTTTGGTCGTGTTGGAAAAGCTGAACCCGGCCGAACGGCTTGCCTTCGTCCTGCACGATATGTTCGACGTCCCTTTCGATGACATTGCTCCGATTCTGGGGCGCACGACGATCGCCACGCGCCAGCTTGCGAGCCGAGCCCGTCGCCGCGTGCAGGATACACCGTCAACGATAGAAGCCGATCTCACCCGCCAGCGCCATGTCGTCGACGCCTTTTTCACAGCCTCGCGTGATGGCGACCTGCAGGCGCTGCTCGCCGTCCTCGATCCTCAAGCCGTCTTCCGGCCGGATGCCGTTGCCGCCCGCATGGGGGCGGCCGGCGAAATCCGCGGGCGCGTGGACGTAGCCAAGACCTTCCAGGGCCGTGCGCGAGGAGCTCGGCTGGCGGTCATCAACGGCGCGGTAGGTGCCATCGTTGTCATCGATGGACAACTGCGCATCGCCCTGCGTTGCACCTTCAATGCAGATGGCGTGATTAACGTCATCGACGCGATGGCCGATCCGGAAGAACTGCGCAAGCTGGAGATCGTTTTGATTGAAACCTGA
- a CDS encoding AraC family transcriptional regulator, which produces MSSRSPRIEGDPPNPVSFRTENYGAGTVFPKKSQPWGELNYALIGVCEFDIEGARYLSPPHYAIWLPPDTMHGAHNQHDLRYVTVYVERALCADLPDKPSTVSISPLLKAILADFAARDITIPETAEDLRLAQVLIDQIRLAPRCESYLPFSDDPLLGPVLSALQANPGDRHSLAEWARRMGTTERTLSRRCQEDLGLSFNEWRQRLKLVAALSMIEAGEPVHRIAAQLGYSNASAFIAMFRRLTGTSPTQMR; this is translated from the coding sequence ATGTCCAGCAGGTCTCCACGCATCGAGGGCGACCCGCCGAATCCGGTTTCCTTCCGAACCGAGAATTATGGGGCGGGTACGGTTTTCCCCAAAAAGAGCCAGCCCTGGGGCGAGCTCAATTATGCGCTTATCGGCGTCTGCGAGTTCGATATCGAGGGCGCGCGTTATCTGTCGCCGCCGCATTATGCCATCTGGCTGCCGCCGGACACGATGCACGGCGCCCATAATCAGCATGATCTGCGCTATGTGACCGTCTATGTCGAACGCGCCCTGTGCGCCGATCTGCCGGACAAACCTTCCACGGTCAGCATCAGCCCGCTGTTGAAGGCGATCCTTGCGGATTTCGCTGCACGGGATATCACCATACCGGAAACGGCCGAAGATCTCAGGCTGGCGCAGGTGCTGATCGACCAGATTCGTCTGGCGCCGCGCTGCGAGAGCTATCTGCCGTTTTCCGACGACCCCTTGCTCGGGCCGGTGTTAAGCGCATTACAGGCCAATCCAGGCGACCGGCACTCCCTAGCGGAATGGGCGCGCAGGATGGGGACGACCGAGCGCACGCTGTCGCGCCGGTGCCAGGAGGATCTAGGCCTCTCTTTCAACGAGTGGCGGCAGCGACTGAAGCTCGTTGCCGCGCTGTCGATGATCGAGGCCGGCGAGCCCGTGCATCGGATTGCAGCGCAGTTGGGCTACAGCAATGCATCGGCCTTCATCGCGATGTTCCGCCGGCTGACGGGCACGAGCCCGACGCAGATGCGCTAA
- a CDS encoding GntR family transcriptional regulator encodes MRIALEPVSSRTTIQESVYQQLRNALMAGNFDPGQTLTIASLAETFGTSNMPVREALRRLAAENALEVAANGSARIPIVTLARLDDLCRARIAVEGLAAELGIPNLTPTDIAALERIAGEQHVIGLGANVYDLMAKNQQFHFTIYRASGSEVLLQLIETLWLRFGPYMRMLSASVEPLMRSGELDPAGEHVAIVKALKAGDFAAARDGVVADIKRTHEILQDYCPATQDEPRKGSGAGRR; translated from the coding sequence GTGCGCATTGCCCTGGAACCGGTGTCCTCCAGAACTACGATCCAGGAGAGCGTCTATCAGCAGCTGCGAAACGCGCTCATGGCGGGCAATTTCGATCCCGGCCAGACGCTGACCATCGCCTCGCTCGCAGAAACCTTCGGCACCAGCAATATGCCGGTACGCGAAGCCCTGCGCCGGCTGGCGGCCGAAAATGCGCTTGAAGTTGCCGCCAACGGCTCGGCCCGCATCCCCATCGTCACGCTTGCCCGCCTGGACGATCTCTGCCGCGCCCGCATCGCCGTGGAAGGGCTCGCCGCCGAGCTTGGCATCCCGAACCTGACCCCGACAGATATCGCCGCACTGGAGCGCATCGCCGGCGAGCAGCATGTGATCGGCCTCGGCGCCAACGTCTACGACCTGATGGCCAAGAATCAGCAGTTCCACTTCACTATCTACCGCGCCTCTGGCTCCGAGGTACTCCTGCAGCTGATCGAGACCTTATGGCTGCGTTTCGGCCCCTATATGCGCATGCTCTCCGCCTCCGTCGAACCTTTGATGCGCAGCGGCGAGCTTGACCCTGCCGGCGAGCATGTTGCGATCGTCAAGGCGTTGAAGGCGGGAGACTTCGCCGCAGCTCGCGACGGCGTCGTCGCGGATATCAAGCGCACCCACGAAATCCTGCAGGATTATTGCCCGGCCACGCAGGACGAGCCGCGCAAAGGCTCCGGCGCCGGCCGTCGCTAA
- a CDS encoding DMT family transporter, translated as MSTEQNASASIISTAGLAPLLTVFIWSGNTVVTKVSAGVISPGSISFYRWLLAFLVLLPFVGRAAWRNRALLRECWLKLAVLGALGMVIYQSLAYEAAKTTSAVNMGVIVALMPLLSTFFASLLAAEKPTAASIAGGAISLIGLIYLTSQGDPMRLANGGFHIGDGLMIIAVLSNALYGVMLKRWAMPFPMWQQLFWQIGFSTLLLIPIFLMGDISPITTANVPLILYAAIPTSLIAPLCWMIGIQRLGAGRTSLLINLLPIVVAALAWALLGEQLYSYHAIGGALALIGVGLGLHKPRAKNDPADDESWEAEEA; from the coding sequence ATGAGCACCGAGCAGAATGCTTCCGCATCCATAATCAGCACCGCCGGGCTCGCGCCGCTGCTGACGGTGTTCATCTGGTCCGGCAATACCGTTGTCACCAAGGTATCCGCCGGCGTGATATCTCCAGGTTCCATCTCTTTCTATCGCTGGCTGCTCGCTTTCCTCGTCCTCCTGCCCTTCGTTGGCCGGGCGGCATGGCGCAACCGCGCGCTACTGCGCGAGTGCTGGCTGAAGCTTGCCGTTCTCGGTGCGCTCGGCATGGTGATCTACCAGAGCCTCGCCTATGAGGCAGCCAAGACCACCTCCGCCGTCAACATGGGCGTCATCGTTGCTCTGATGCCGTTGCTGTCGACCTTTTTCGCAAGCCTGCTGGCCGCTGAGAAACCGACTGCGGCGAGCATCGCAGGCGGGGCCATCTCGCTGATCGGACTCATCTATTTGACCTCGCAGGGTGATCCGATGCGCCTTGCTAATGGCGGCTTCCATATCGGCGATGGGCTGATGATTATCGCCGTTCTCTCAAATGCGCTTTATGGCGTGATGTTGAAGCGTTGGGCGATGCCGTTTCCGATGTGGCAGCAGCTTTTCTGGCAGATCGGCTTTTCAACCCTGTTGCTGATCCCGATTTTCCTGATGGGCGATATCTCGCCGATCACCACGGCCAACGTGCCATTGATCCTCTATGCCGCGATCCCGACCTCCCTTATCGCGCCTCTCTGCTGGATGATCGGCATTCAGAGGCTCGGAGCAGGCCGGACGTCGCTGCTGATCAATCTCCTGCCAATCGTCGTTGCAGCGCTGGCCTGGGCGCTGCTTGGAGAACAACTGTATTCCTATCACGCTATCGGCGGGGCACTCGCCCTCATCGGTGTTGGGCTCGGCTTACACAAGCCTCGGGCGAAGAATGATCCGGCCGATGACGAAAGCTGGGAGGCCGAGGAAGCCTGA
- a CDS encoding amino acid ABC transporter permease yields the protein MSFVDTFLNSDVMISAFPQLMRGLWMTIALGVVSILIGVTGGLIISLIRLYAPKPLQLLTVAYIDIMRAMPMLVVLILIYYALPFVGISFSAWWSAILGFSIVLAAYSAEVFRSGIESVPRGQFEAAAALGIPFLITLYKVVLPQAVRIVIPPTTSNCVSMFKDTSLASTVALPELLKEGQNAQGFYANPSPLIMAALIYIILLWPMVRLVSVLEKKFKNERAR from the coding sequence ATGTCTTTCGTCGACACCTTCCTCAATTCCGACGTCATGATCTCGGCGTTCCCGCAGTTGATGCGCGGGCTTTGGATGACCATCGCGCTCGGCGTGGTCAGCATCCTGATCGGCGTCACCGGCGGGCTCATCATCAGCCTGATCCGCCTCTATGCCCCGAAACCTTTGCAACTCCTGACAGTCGCCTATATCGACATCATGCGCGCCATGCCCATGCTGGTCGTGCTGATCCTGATCTATTACGCGCTCCCCTTCGTCGGCATCAGCTTTTCGGCCTGGTGGTCGGCGATCCTCGGCTTCTCCATCGTGCTGGCCGCCTACTCGGCCGAAGTCTTCCGCTCGGGCATCGAAAGCGTGCCGCGCGGCCAATTCGAAGCGGCCGCCGCCCTCGGCATCCCCTTCCTGATCACGCTCTACAAGGTGGTGCTGCCGCAGGCGGTCCGCATCGTCATCCCGCCGACCACGAGCAATTGCGTCTCGATGTTCAAGGATACGTCGCTCGCCTCGACCGTGGCGCTACCTGAATTGCTCAAGGAGGGACAGAACGCTCAAGGCTTCTATGCCAATCCCTCGCCGCTGATCATGGCAGCGTTGATCTACATCATCCTGCTCTGGCCGATGGTCCGCCTCGTCAGCGTGCTCGAGAAGAAGTTCAAGAACGAGCGGGCACGGTAG
- a CDS encoding HpcH/HpaI aldolase family protein — translation MSDFRRNCIEQTLLIGTFAAIPHPVAIEVTAASGVDFLCIDWEHSQISRERIEDLIRAADVHRVPAMVRVPGHAAEDIATVLDAGAAGVLIPRVSTAEQARAAVKGTRYPPLGARGVGPGRAAAYGYRIPDYLAKANEELVLAIQVETAEGLANIAEIAAVNGVDLIFIGPGDLSVSIDAMGPAGKDRLDAAIRTITQAALSAGRAVGIFRPSTDDVGAWSEAGISFFILASDTMFLGASLAAGVDAAKQSKYAPDNKES, via the coding sequence ATGAGCGATTTCCGCCGGAACTGTATCGAGCAGACGCTGCTAATTGGTACGTTTGCGGCTATTCCGCATCCGGTCGCTATCGAAGTCACGGCAGCCTCGGGCGTCGATTTCCTCTGCATCGACTGGGAGCATTCGCAGATCAGCCGCGAGCGCATCGAGGATCTGATCCGCGCCGCCGATGTCCATCGGGTTCCCGCCATGGTCCGCGTGCCCGGCCATGCGGCTGAGGATATCGCAACCGTCCTGGATGCCGGCGCAGCGGGCGTTCTCATACCGCGCGTTTCGACAGCGGAGCAGGCGCGCGCCGCCGTTAAGGGTACCCGCTATCCGCCGCTCGGTGCGCGTGGCGTCGGCCCCGGCCGCGCCGCCGCCTATGGCTACCGCATCCCGGATTATCTGGCCAAGGCCAACGAAGAGCTGGTGCTTGCCATCCAAGTCGAAACGGCCGAGGGGCTTGCCAATATCGCCGAGATCGCCGCCGTCAATGGCGTCGATCTGATCTTCATCGGTCCCGGCGATCTCTCCGTTTCGATTGACGCCATGGGACCGGCCGGCAAGGACAGGCTCGATGCGGCGATCAGAACCATCACGCAGGCGGCTCTGTCCGCCGGTCGAGCGGTCGGTATCTTTCGACCTTCGACAGACGATGTCGGCGCATGGTCGGAAGCCGGCATCAGCTTCTTCATACTGGCAAGCGATACGATGTTTCTGGGCGCCAGCCTGGCTGCCGGCGTCGACGCCGCAAAACAAAGCAAGTATGCGCCAGATAACAAGGAAAGCTGA
- a CDS encoding MarR family winged helix-turn-helix transcriptional regulator encodes MTESESASVDLEIIVQGTQEGKKLELRLWLRMLSTTKLISQEIRRRLRNEFGATLPQFDLMAQLYREREGLRLGELSKRTMVTNGNVTGLVERLEADGLVLRVTPDGDRRVTVAKLTAKGETQFSAMAAAHEGWLRDMMADVEPAIVSELWRDIGEVKLSVSNHLSGTDFD; translated from the coding sequence ATGACAGAGTCCGAGAGTGCAAGCGTTGATCTGGAGATCATCGTTCAGGGGACGCAGGAAGGCAAAAAGCTTGAACTGCGGCTCTGGCTGCGCATGCTGTCGACGACCAAGTTGATCTCGCAGGAAATCCGCCGCCGGCTGCGCAACGAGTTTGGGGCGACCTTGCCGCAATTCGACCTGATGGCGCAGCTCTATCGCGAGCGCGAGGGTCTGCGGCTCGGGGAGCTTTCGAAGCGCACCATGGTCACCAACGGCAATGTCACCGGGCTGGTCGAGCGGCTGGAGGCGGATGGCCTCGTGCTGCGCGTGACGCCCGACGGCGACCGGCGCGTGACGGTTGCGAAGCTCACGGCGAAGGGCGAGACCCAGTTCAGCGCCATGGCCGCCGCCCACGAAGGCTGGCTGCGCGACATGATGGCGGATGTCGAGCCTGCGATCGTCAGCGAGCTGTGGCGAGATATCGGCGAGGTGAAGTTATCGGTCAGCAACCATCTTTCAGGCACGGATTTTGATTGA
- a CDS encoding ABC transporter substrate-binding protein, translating to MSMTRRSLLILATAVGLAGGSHFAYAADVLNVGSYPNNPPFEYKTASGGFEGFEVDIVNEAAKRAGMTTNIADYGFQALFAATSSKRIDVAISSITITPERLKSQSFTQPYYDSDMGVATKEGSKIKSLADLKGVVVGVLSGSTGEKWANDNKAAQGFADVKGYNSQQDMFLDLGAGRIDAVVSDIPGMQYLFVKTKGFAIKDRIKTGEQYGLMMTKDSPLIAKINDAITAMKKDGTLEKIHEKWFGGKAPAGSSTVTELPIPKA from the coding sequence ATGTCCATGACTCGTCGCAGTCTGCTGATCCTGGCGACCGCCGTCGGCCTCGCCGGCGGAAGCCATTTTGCCTACGCCGCCGATGTGCTGAACGTCGGTTCTTACCCCAACAACCCGCCCTTCGAGTACAAGACTGCCAGCGGCGGCTTCGAAGGCTTCGAGGTCGACATCGTCAACGAAGCCGCCAAGCGCGCCGGCATGACCACGAACATCGCCGATTATGGTTTCCAGGCCCTATTTGCCGCAACCAGTTCCAAGCGCATCGACGTGGCGATCTCGTCCATCACGATTACGCCGGAACGCCTGAAGTCCCAGTCCTTCACACAGCCCTATTACGACTCCGACATGGGCGTCGCCACGAAGGAAGGCAGCAAAATCAAATCGCTTGCCGATCTCAAGGGCGTGGTCGTCGGCGTGCTATCGGGTTCGACAGGTGAAAAATGGGCCAACGACAACAAGGCCGCTCAGGGCTTTGCCGACGTCAAGGGCTACAATTCGCAGCAGGACATGTTCCTCGATCTCGGCGCCGGCCGCATCGATGCCGTCGTCAGCGACATTCCCGGCATGCAGTATCTCTTCGTCAAGACCAAGGGCTTCGCCATCAAGGATCGCATCAAGACCGGCGAGCAGTACGGATTAATGATGACCAAGGATTCGCCACTCATCGCCAAGATCAACGATGCGATCACCGCGATGAAGAAGGATGGCACGCTGGAAAAGATCCACGAGAAGTGGTTCGGCGGCAAGGCACCGGCAGGCTCCTCCACCGTCACCGAACTGCCTATCCCCAAGGCGTGA
- a CDS encoding pyridoxal phosphate-dependent aminotransferase codes for MSLSQHNLPNAMTGRDAFEGIRAQIRDMRTDNIAVLAKRARELGGVIPLWFGEGDIVTPGFIRDAAKKALDDGATFYVPNMRGLATLNEALSDYQTHWHGRPIPIERTTVAPGGMQALYMALELLVDVGTNVVYVAPQWPNIHNAIHLIGGEPRAVSLDFDTDWRLDLDKLFARCDARTRAIFLSTPSNPTGWTASREEMQALLDFSRRTGIWIISDEVYARLYFDGDIAPSILQVAEDGDRVIAINSFSKAWAMTGWRVGWLTHPSAVADQLGAMTQYINSGTSAMAQAGAAAALREGEPLVSEIRGRIKAGLDLAYEKLPKIPDIILPEKPRGGMYAFFALQGEPDATALCERILETARVGLAPGYHFGESSRAFLRMCTFRETEQMRIALDRMVNAMT; via the coding sequence TTGTCTCTATCGCAGCATAACCTGCCGAACGCGATGACAGGCCGCGATGCTTTCGAAGGCATTCGCGCCCAGATCCGTGACATGCGCACCGACAACATTGCCGTGCTTGCCAAGCGCGCCCGCGAACTCGGCGGCGTCATTCCGCTCTGGTTCGGCGAAGGCGATATCGTGACGCCGGGGTTCATCCGCGATGCTGCGAAGAAAGCGCTCGACGACGGCGCGACCTTCTATGTCCCGAATATGCGTGGCCTGGCGACGCTGAACGAGGCACTGTCCGACTATCAGACGCATTGGCACGGCCGCCCCATCCCGATCGAGCGCACGACGGTTGCCCCCGGCGGCATGCAGGCGCTCTACATGGCGCTCGAGCTGCTCGTCGATGTCGGCACCAATGTCGTCTATGTCGCCCCGCAATGGCCGAACATCCATAACGCCATCCATCTGATCGGCGGCGAGCCGCGCGCCGTGTCGCTCGACTTCGATACCGATTGGCGCCTCGATCTCGACAAGCTTTTCGCCCGCTGCGATGCCCGCACCCGCGCCATCTTCCTGTCGACGCCATCCAATCCGACGGGCTGGACAGCTTCGCGCGAGGAGATGCAGGCGCTGCTGGATTTCAGCCGCCGCACCGGCATCTGGATCATCTCCGACGAGGTCTATGCCCGCCTCTATTTCGATGGCGACATCGCCCCTTCGATCTTGCAGGTGGCCGAGGACGGTGATCGCGTCATCGCGATCAACAGCTTCTCGAAAGCCTGGGCGATGACCGGCTGGCGCGTCGGCTGGCTGACGCACCCGTCTGCCGTTGCCGACCAGCTCGGCGCCATGACGCAGTATATCAACAGCGGCACCTCCGCCATGGCTCAGGCCGGTGCGGCAGCTGCGCTGCGTGAAGGCGAGCCGCTGGTTTCAGAAATCCGCGGGCGCATCAAGGCCGGCCTTGATCTGGCCTATGAGAAGCTGCCGAAGATACCGGATATCATCTTGCCGGAAAAGCCGCGCGGCGGCATGTATGCCTTCTTCGCGCTGCAGGGCGAGCCCGATGCGACGGCGCTGTGCGAGCGTATTCTTGAAACGGCCCGCGTCGGCTTGGCGCCCGGATACCATTTCGGAGAATCGTCGCGCGCCTTCCTGCGCATGTGCACCTTCCGCGAGACCGAACAGATGCGCATCGCGCTCGATCGCATGGTCAATGCGATGACATGA
- a CDS encoding cysteine desulfurase-like protein, translated as MSSAASASQFAGHNSFPVDEVRAMFPAIRKAGDFVFLDNAGGAQVPQSVVDAVANHLIDFNVQRMAKYQHSQGVDRNLEEARESVAMLVNAYRPEEISFGQNATSFIRLVSLGIAKLLGERNEIVVTDMDHDANIATWMALEADGAKIVWWRMREDGTLHVEDLKPLLNDKTRLVACTVTAHSIGTIVDVASVCKLAQAAGAETFLDCVHYGPHGLIDVQAWGCDYLVCSGYKNFSPHMGFLWGRYDALVRLPTFKEDFIPDVPPYKIEVGTFTYENVAGMNAAVKYLEGLGRRFLPTGDHSRREALAAAMGAIRQYELMLSREMIAVLKRHGATIYGISDESRLEQRVPTICFNMPGITPQEFADEMGKQRIGLRDGHMFAPRLMKRLGLSMETGAIRVSLVHYNKVEEIARFDAVLTEIMARRK; from the coding sequence ATGAGCTCCGCCGCTTCCGCATCGCAATTCGCCGGCCACAACAGTTTCCCGGTCGACGAAGTTCGTGCCATGTTCCCAGCCATCCGGAAGGCGGGCGATTTCGTCTTTCTCGACAATGCGGGCGGCGCGCAGGTGCCGCAGTCTGTCGTCGATGCTGTTGCCAATCACCTCATCGATTTCAACGTCCAGCGCATGGCGAAATACCAGCACAGCCAAGGTGTCGACCGCAATCTGGAAGAAGCCCGCGAAAGCGTCGCCATGCTGGTCAACGCCTATCGCCCGGAAGAAATCTCCTTCGGCCAGAACGCAACCTCCTTCATCCGCCTTGTCAGCCTCGGCATTGCCAAGCTGCTCGGCGAGCGCAACGAGATCGTCGTCACCGACATGGATCATGATGCGAACATCGCCACGTGGATGGCGCTGGAAGCCGATGGCGCGAAAATCGTCTGGTGGCGCATGCGCGAAGACGGCACGCTGCATGTGGAGGACCTGAAGCCGCTGCTGAACGATAAGACCCGCCTCGTCGCCTGCACCGTCACCGCGCATTCGATTGGCACGATCGTCGATGTCGCTAGCGTCTGCAAACTGGCGCAGGCGGCCGGCGCCGAAACCTTCCTCGATTGCGTCCATTACGGCCCGCATGGCCTGATCGACGTGCAGGCCTGGGGCTGCGACTATCTCGTCTGCTCCGGCTACAAGAATTTCTCGCCGCATATGGGCTTCCTCTGGGGCCGCTACGACGCGCTGGTCAGATTGCCGACATTCAAGGAAGACTTCATTCCGGACGTACCTCCCTACAAGATCGAAGTCGGCACCTTCACCTATGAGAACGTCGCCGGCATGAATGCCGCGGTCAAATATCTCGAAGGCCTTGGCCGCCGCTTCCTGCCGACCGGTGACCATAGCCGCCGTGAGGCGCTCGCCGCCGCCATGGGCGCAATCCGCCAATACGAACTGATGCTGTCGCGCGAAATGATCGCGGTGCTGAAACGCCACGGCGCCACCATCTACGGCATCTCCGACGAGAGCCGCCTCGAGCAGCGCGTTCCCACGATCTGCTTCAACATGCCAGGCATCACGCCACAGGAATTTGCCGACGAAATGGGCAAGCAACGCATTGGCCTACGCGACGGCCACATGTTTGCGCCGCGCTTGATGAAGCGCCTCGGCCTTTCCATGGAAACAGGTGCCATCCGCGTGTCGTTGGTGCATTATAACAAGGTCGAAGAGATCGCCCGGTTCGACGCGGTCCTGACCGAGATCATGGCGCGGCGCAAGTAA